A single window of Egibacteraceae bacterium DNA harbors:
- a CDS encoding LytR C-terminal domain-containing protein, whose translation MGRHADPDPHHFWRSLAAAFVRATLALGLVVGLFAAVSTIGDDPPGDGPAMLGGPDAIHDGALPSVPEGHGDSDGPEDTGDDAGTEDAGTEDAEDAEDTEGDADTEGDADTEGDAAADEGPGDAAADQVPGAAAAAPEETRVQILDGVNDPARLAELVAALEALGYQVVATNPASTAYAATTVFYSEGQESAAQALQTRDPRMAVLRPASGLSDTVDLHIVLGADWAP comes from the coding sequence GTGGGCCGTCACGCCGATCCTGACCCGCACCACTTCTGGCGCTCACTCGCCGCGGCGTTCGTGCGGGCCACGCTGGCCCTGGGCCTGGTCGTCGGGTTGTTCGCCGCTGTGTCAACCATCGGTGACGACCCGCCCGGGGACGGGCCGGCCATGCTCGGCGGCCCCGACGCGATCCACGACGGCGCCCTGCCCTCGGTGCCCGAGGGTCACGGGGACAGCGATGGCCCCGAGGACACCGGAGACGACGCCGGGACCGAGGACGCCGGGACCGAGGACGCCGAAGACGCCGAAGACACCGAGGGCGACGCGGACACCGAGGGCGACGCGGACACCGAGGGCGACGCGGCCGCGGACGAGGGGCCGGGCGACGCGGCCGCGGACCAGGTGCCGGGCGCTGCGGCAGCGGCGCCCGAGGAGACGCGGGTGCAGATCCTCGACGGGGTGAACGACCCTGCGCGCCTCGCGGAGCTCGTCGCCGCGCTCGAAGCGCTCGGCTACCAGGTGGTGGCCACGAACCCGGCCAGCACCGCGTACGCGGCCACCACGGTGTTCTACAGCGAGGGCCAGGAGTCGGCCGCGCAGGCGCTGCAGACCCGGGACCCGCGCATGGCGGTGCTGCGCCCCGCCTCGGGGCTCTCCGACACGGTCGACCTGCACATCGTGCTCGGCGCCGACTGGGCACCCTGA
- a CDS encoding DUF3263 domain-containing protein, producing the protein MDDDDRPLDERDQALLDFERDWSAHAGHKEEAVRARFGISSARYYQLLNRVLTRPAALAYDPLTVRRLRRRREQRTAQRAGRTLGERPGQ; encoded by the coding sequence ATGGACGACGACGACCGGCCTCTCGACGAGCGCGATCAGGCGTTGCTGGACTTCGAGCGGGACTGGTCGGCCCATGCGGGGCACAAGGAGGAGGCGGTTCGCGCGCGGTTCGGGATCTCCTCCGCGCGCTACTACCAGTTGCTGAACCGCGTGCTGACCCGGCCTGCGGCACTCGCCTACGACCCGTTGACGGTGCGCCGGCTGCGGCGCCGCCGCGAGCAGCGCACCGCCCAGCGCGCCGGTCGGACGCTCGGCGAGCGTCCCGGCCAGTAG